The sequence CCACAGGCTTGATGCTCAACCTCTGTGGCAATACCACACAGGCCGAAAGCTTCCGCCATCAGGTGGAGGCCAGCCAGCCACTGAAGAAACAACTGTGGCAGCAGGTGGTAGAAACCAAGATTCAGAATCAGGCCATTGTCCTCTCCTCTTTCGGTGGCAAAGTGGAACTGCTAAAGAACACGGCCAAGAATGTAAAGAGTGGCGATACGGACAACCGCGAAGGGGTGGCAGCAGCCTATTACTGGCCACGT comes from Flavobacteriales bacterium and encodes:
- the cas1 gene encoding type II CRISPR-associated endonuclease Cas1, with product MIKRTVAISSPAKLSLRQKQLLMSKLDALGQKVEKTVPIEDIGAVILEDPQITITHGLIAALLANNAALVTCDEKYHPTGLMLNLCGNTTQAESFRHQVEASQPLKKQLWQQVVETKIQNQAIVLSSFGGKVELLKNTAKNVKSGDTDNREGVAAAYYWPR